The DNA window GTCACTCCCCAAAATCGAAAATCGTGCTCCCAATCATTTTTCATGTTCTTATTCATTGAATCATTGTTATAACATGAGTGAAGACTCGCAACTAAGTGGTAAAATACGACAAGATCAGGCCAAGAatttaaatcatcaaattatAAGAGTTAATGTCAACATGAATCTATTTTAACCCGAAGAAGCAACtgagttattattatattccaGCAATTTTctcatcatatattttattttggattaattTTGACCAATTAAAATGGAAGTTAATTATTACTGAactatcataaaataaataaataaaattatatcataataatattaatatacccCAATTGTTTCTAGCTTGACCATTTCCCATTTagtactaatttatttaattaagtaattcaaaaataaaattaatcaaactcAATTTTTGACCTAAATATTGTTGGgtattataatttggattttttcaatttttttaaaaccctaaaacaACTCACTCaatctattaataattttttttattgttagtCAATgattaaaaatcatattttatatgaatattctaattttaatttaaaaggtcATGTTAATTGCGTTAGAAAATAAACTgcatcacaaaaaaaaaaattcttaaagtTTCATTTTCGCACTTTCTTTCAATTGGTAGAGAATTTAGTAGACATTCTTAATAAGAATTTTGGTAAAAGTCAACATTTGGAATAGCTAGTAACATACGTTATAagaacattaaataaattagttaatcaTGTGATTAGATCATAAACTAAATCATGTAGATCATTCCCTTTTTACCAAATCCTATAGaatctaatttataattgaattttatatattatatacaaaatcCAAAGTCTTTAACCTATCTTCAAATTATATCAATCTATCAtccaacattatatatatattttcatcaaCGTGGATACGAGGGTACCCGACTAACcgatattttcattaaatagttttatttttggtgACGGGTCAACCTATGAAGTGGAATAATAACAACCATCTACTATATCAAAGACGAGGCAGATAACAACCTTGAGATCTCGACTCTGAATGAGGATGTTTAAGTTTGTATTGTCATTGACCATTTTTTTCGGTACCCAAGGTTTATACTTGAACGAATAATAGTTTCGGAGGATTGGATAAATAGTATGTATGAGGACGAAATGATCGTTACGATCTATCTAATAACGACTTATCATAATATCGaacatgaaattaaaataaataatatttattatgtttatttatctcGAAACCTTTTTCACTACGTGTGATTAAATGAATTATGTtacatttaaaaagaaaatgacaaGTATGGATGACAATAATTACCCTGCTTGCTTGATACTATTAGACCTAATAGTATCCTATTTTCATAACTAATAGTATTAATACTTTATATTCAATCCTCGTCCTTATAACTCTGATATTTTCACTATGTTACCTCCAAATACTTGATATTATGTTCTTTCTCTACTCAATCTTGTGAACATggaaataaaactaaaaaagagaaaaaaataaataaaaaaaatgttaaacttaAGATTAGAGAGAAGATATGTGAAAATAGAAATGTTCAAAATATTGCCTTGggtcattttaatatatatataagagttattttaattatggaTAGAGTATGGATTTTGGTCTATTCATCCCGAACTCGGGTATTTCAATTTTACTCTCTATTTTCGACCCTGAATCTGAATTGAATTATCCATCTCCTATCCatccaaaaaatatttgtatgtaTAAGTTTTTGAGTACCTATTGCCATTCTTAATCAAAGAATATATATCAGAGTTTaatgttgaaattttttattatgattatgtGACCTTGAagttatcataataaaaaaataccaaCATCCTATATATTATCCTCTTCCTTCATTTCTATTTTCTTCCTTATATATACCACACACAAAAAAGTTGTACTCATATCATATGAGAAACAAAACCGATACCAAAAGATCATGGCAAATGATAGCAACAAAGGCACCATGGTTACCACAATGAATGGACTCGGTAACCTCGTGAAGCTCCTCCCAACCGGCACAGTCTTCACCTTCGAGTTCCTAAACCCGGTTCTCTCCAACAATGGTCATTGTCGCCCCTTCGAAAAATATGTCACCTCCTTCCTCATCCTCGTTTGTGGCCTCTCGTGTTTTTTCACCACCTTTAGCGACTCCTACACAAGCAACGACGGTAAAACGCGCTACGGTTTTGCTACCTTCAAAGGCATTTGGCCTTCGCCATCCTCAGAAGATTCGATCAATATGAACAAGTATAAGATCAAACTTGGTGACTTCGCACACGCCACGTTGGCGTTGATGGTGTTTGCGGTTTTGGCTCTATTGGATTCAAACACCTTGGGGTGCTTCTATCCCGGGTTTGAGTCCGATGGGAAGAAGCTCCTCATGTTGCTACCTCCGGTCATTGGAGCATTTTCAGGGTTAGTTTTCGCATTTTTTCCTAGTGAACGTCATTGCGTAGGGTACCCCTTTATCATGGTGTCTTTGGatgataacaataataataacaaccCCTAAATTAATATGTAGATGTTCTTCATCCATGAATAAGAAGCGATTGTGCTCTTGAAtcctttttttttgtcaatggtttggatttgaattttttttatttacttaatttatatgccatgtttttttcattttcccaAGATAGAACATAACACAATTGTTGTGACAATAGTCtctatcaaaacaaaattagaatTAGGTTATATTAGAATTGGTGGCTTTCTTAGTGTAATTTGTTGATTTATGGCAAAGATTGTTAAAAAGATGACAACATTGAGAGTGAATGAAGGATTAAGGAATTACTCATTCCCTTTATGGGGATTAAATTGGGGAGGAATATAACAAGATGGGTTAACAACTAATTATatcccaaattaaaatataactacacttaattcatattttcttttcttttaaacaaAAAGGGGTTGTTAGTTGTTTTAATTCTCTAAAATTTAAGTTGTgcatttgaaaataaaaccaGGTGGTCTTGTAAGCTGGTTTATATAATGCTACAAGATTTAGATtaacgtaaaaaaaaattagattaaaatgTTACGAGAACTCGTACTCATTATCCacaattttgatttattaatatactaggaaaaattttataatgcacacgaaaaaaaattaataaaaaaaattataataatatgtattaaatatttaaaattattaataaatcacgaataatatattaaaataaaatatagaacactctcatttcacattttattcatttcgttaaaacaactcatcttctcaatatctcatcacatatatTTATTCCAAttaacctctcatctcgtgaccttacactttcactttggcctatcaaatatttgattcatatttttttttaatatttagcatcatgacctcacactttggtcaatcaaatatttgatttatattttttttaaccattttcaattgTTACTGACCTATTCTCtttcgacaaaccacatctcaatcacacttggttaaagggttgtacttgtttttttaggttgcaagttcgaaacatacataacatttttaattttatttttaaccgttttaagtttatgggcgggtgaaCCTTTAATTCgatccaagtattcatttattctcacatatatatccaaattaaccacagctctcgacccgataatctgaccactttgaaaattaagtatcattatatatatatatatatatatatatatatatatatatatatatatatatatatatatatatatatatatatatttttggtatctTAAGtaagatttttgtttttaagaattataaaattttttgtttttaagaattataaaatttatgttaaactCTCGttcaaaatattagttaaaaatattaatgttaacaCTGTAATGAgttacaatattaaaattttatgccattaaaaatattttaatttaaagatatTGTCGACTAAGTCTTTTAAAATTtcgagttaactcttaaaatcttacaattttacgattttaagaAGGttaactcttacgattttaaatttacgataataaaattttatgattttacactattttatattaaaataaataaatttatatttataaattaaaaaaaacttattatttattcaaataaataaattaattttgtaaatataattatttataatgttatttacttattataattttttaattaattttatatttaaatatataaaattttaaatttgactagttataaaatacttaattatgtatataaataataataatataagtaatagtttttcaaattaaattcttaCGATTTCAAGTAAATACTAGATTTACGAGTTTACAATTAACCTCGACGATTTCGACGATTTTATATGAACTTTCGATTTTGGTGGTCTTTGGTCATCACATGAATTTGTCTATtatcttgaaaaaaataaaaaaaaaatagaaaaaaaaaatcttgtgctattattttattaaaaattttaatatgctCACATAAAAAGAATTGGTCACTCCTCCATTTTCATTAGTAGTTTAATGCACACATCCAAGGAAGTACATTTCTTTGCTAAGCAGTGCAATGGAAATTACATAAATACCCTTAGGAGCCGTTGCTATAGTCTATAATGGGTTGGTAATTGGATGAGTCATAACTCGAATCCTCAAATGAATTTGATCTAcaaattgatttatttgaaggaaaaaaactaaaatattattaaaaataataaaattaataaagtgaTTATAATTTACTTAGACATGCTAGTTACTTCAAGGGACAATAATCGagatcaacaaaaaaaattatttatttagacaaaatcttaaataattcatttgtcTTTAGACTATTAGTgacatattattaaatatatacaatatttcatttttaattggtttaaaatatttattataaatgaccTCATTAtgttaatggttaattatgatTAGGTTGATAAATCATGACTATCTGATTATTGAGATCTccattaacaattaaaaattgtaACTATTTagtctttaatattattttctcattgtgatcataaacaaaaaatatgtaTGGATTATTAATCACTATTTGGCTACATACAATGGacaaaattgttattttatcttatattagctaggatattaattttgaaactgAATGAGATTGAtatgatttattataaaaaaaatgtttagaaTCGAAAGTACGAGGAAGTAAGGTTTGTATTAAAGTAGATAAATGAGTGATGATTAATGTTTTCACAATAAATAACATATTCAATCTTAATCAtattcaaataagaaaaaacaattaacctaaaatttgaaattaagtcATTTTATACATTATTAGCAGATTTTTATTCAGCACAactgttaatttttatatagaaaaaataaatttaacagttcagacccaaaaaaaaaaaatactcctTGATTTATGCACAAGtacataaaaaatacaaataaaaagaaatataacatACAAAAAAAAGTCAGCAAATTATTCCCCCCATATGTTAGACTTTTGAccaattgaattataaaaaattaaaatgatctcACTTAAAATTAACTATTCATTTATTAAACATTGAAAATTGACTTAGGCTTTTATCATTTCAAGTTTGAACATTAAAATACAAATCCAACTGATATACTAACTAAATCACTTCATTAAGAACATGGGTGTATAAGATTGTCCTAACTTCctaaataaatagaattaaaaaaaaaaaatcacttaagCTTGTTGTCTAGACTTTAGAGGTATTAATTTTGATTGAATCATAACATAAAATGTAAACTAAAGCAAAATCATAATAATGAATGAACCAAGATAACCAAATCAACTAAGAATTCATGGAAATAATAAATTTCTGTCAACCAAATAACTTAAATCATAATTCAAGATGGAAAACAACAATTTAAACAAATCCAGAAAATCTATTGTACAATCttcaataattttgtataacaaTATGAACCTGTCTAACAAAACTTTAAATCTTCTTGAAACTTATCATTATAAATGTTGTTGAATGAAATCTTACTTTTCAGAAGCCTTTCTTTCTTGCTTTAGCATTGCTAGACAACTTGTTTGTCGAGGGTAGCTGAAATTGCTGAGACTTCATCTTTAGTGACTTCACCAAGGAAGATAGTTCAAGCTTGTCTTTCTTCTTGGATGACTCTTCCGACTTCAAATTATCGTTTTCAACTGTTGGCATTGCTGCTATCGGTTCAGGCACTTCTTCTTTGTTCTGTTTTTGTTTAGCCCCTTTCTCTTCCCTACCGGATTTTCCTTGATTTTGTGCTAATTGTCGAGCATAGACAGCACTCctgcaataataataat is part of the Impatiens glandulifera chromosome 1, dImpGla2.1, whole genome shotgun sequence genome and encodes:
- the LOC124926128 gene encoding protein DMP2-like, with product MANDSNKGTMVTTMNGLGNLVKLLPTGTVFTFEFLNPVLSNNGHCRPFEKYVTSFLILVCGLSCFFTTFSDSYTSNDGKTRYGFATFKGIWPSPSSEDSINMNKYKIKLGDFAHATLALMVFAVLALLDSNTLGCFYPGFESDGKKLLMLLPPVIGAFSGLVFAFFPSERHCVGYPFIMVSLDDNNNNNNP